One stretch of Chitinophaga pendula DNA includes these proteins:
- a CDS encoding efflux RND transporter periplasmic adaptor subunit, translated as MRTKHWIYAPVLATALAGCATKGGPNTKEAPKTLPVTSLSVTDTVLHRNYVTDIQAVQNVEIRARVKGFLDKIHIDEGAFVKRGQLLFSLNADEYRAALAQAKANLSSAIAEAKAAELEAGRVKLLVDKKVITKSELEVAAARVAAANARVDEASSTVDNAAMRLAYTSIRSPFDGVIDRLPLKPGSLIDEGSLLTSVSDTKDVYAYFNVSETEYLEYTRSRDQHRGPRTVSLLLADGTAYPYPGKVETIEGEFEENTGSIAFRARFPNPDKLLKHGASGKVSLSNDLDSALLIPQKAVFEMQDQHYVFLVDKHNKVKLHPFVPGPRIAHFYVAKSGLRAGDRIVCEGVLNIRDGMEIKPSMMPIDSLARL; from the coding sequence ATGCGGACTAAACACTGGATCTATGCGCCTGTGCTCGCTACGGCATTGGCTGGCTGTGCCACAAAAGGAGGGCCCAATACAAAAGAAGCACCTAAAACGTTACCCGTCACCTCTCTGTCGGTAACAGACACCGTACTGCACCGTAATTATGTTACAGACATACAGGCAGTGCAAAATGTAGAAATACGCGCACGCGTCAAAGGTTTCCTCGACAAGATACATATCGACGAAGGAGCATTTGTGAAACGCGGACAGCTGCTCTTCAGCCTCAATGCCGACGAATACCGCGCAGCACTGGCACAGGCCAAAGCTAACTTGAGCAGCGCCATCGCAGAGGCCAAAGCGGCCGAACTGGAAGCTGGCCGCGTCAAACTATTGGTTGACAAAAAAGTGATCACCAAATCCGAACTGGAAGTTGCCGCCGCTCGCGTAGCAGCCGCCAACGCCCGTGTAGACGAGGCCAGCTCCACAGTAGATAATGCTGCCATGCGACTGGCCTATACCAGCATACGCTCTCCTTTTGATGGCGTAATAGACCGGTTACCCCTTAAACCAGGCAGCCTCATCGATGAAGGCTCCCTGCTCACCTCCGTTTCTGATACCAAGGATGTATATGCTTACTTCAATGTATCAGAGACCGAATACCTCGAATATACCCGCTCCCGCGATCAACATAGAGGCCCACGTACTGTCAGCCTCCTCCTGGCAGATGGTACAGCCTATCCCTATCCGGGCAAAGTAGAGACCATAGAAGGCGAATTTGAAGAAAATACCGGTTCTATCGCCTTCCGCGCCCGCTTTCCAAATCCCGACAAACTGCTGAAACATGGCGCAAGCGGAAAAGTAAGCCTGTCAAATGATCTCGACAGCGCCCTGCTCATCCCGCAAAAAGCCGTATTCGAAATGCAAGACCAGCACTACGTGTTCCTGGTAGATAAACATAACAAAGTGAAGTTGCATCCGTTCGTTCCCGGTCCCCGCATAGCACACTTCTATGTGGCCAAATCAGGACTCCGCGCGGGCGACCGCATCGTATGTGAGGGCGTACTCAATATCCGCGACGGCATGGAAATAAAACCTTCCATGATGCCCATAGATAGCCTGGCAAGATTGTAA
- a CDS encoding Gfo/Idh/MocA family protein: MRMPLLLPVLTGLLISLSVIHIPAAGADVVKPLRVAVAGIAHGHSGWILSRQNKGDIALVGIYEPDTALAGRSAARYHLDRKLFYTDLGAMLDAVKPSAVLAFGPVNAHLAAVEACAPRGIDVMVEKPLAASLSQALRMDSLARTYKIRLLTNYETSWYPSVAKTMQLVQDSLYAGTVRKVVIHDGHQGPVEIGCGPEFLAWLTDPVGNGGGALMDFGCYGANLMTQLMKGEVPLSVEAVTRQFKPKIYPKVEDDAVIIVNYRTAQCVIQASWNWPFSRKDMEVYGDKGYVLAPDKQTLVLRTAEKSPPQVRQVTAADIPVYEDPFAYLAAVIGGKEQMGAYGLYTLSNNLIVMRILEAAKESAKSGQPVHLQ, translated from the coding sequence ATGCGAATGCCACTACTTTTGCCGGTGCTTACCGGTCTACTCATCAGTTTATCAGTTATCCATATACCCGCTGCGGGCGCCGATGTGGTGAAGCCATTACGTGTGGCCGTTGCTGGTATTGCTCACGGGCATTCCGGATGGATACTTTCCCGCCAAAATAAGGGGGATATAGCGTTGGTTGGTATTTACGAGCCGGATACGGCGTTGGCAGGTAGGAGTGCGGCACGGTATCACCTGGACCGCAAGCTGTTTTACACTGACCTGGGTGCAATGCTGGATGCTGTAAAGCCATCGGCGGTACTGGCCTTTGGCCCTGTCAATGCGCATCTGGCGGCGGTAGAGGCCTGTGCGCCCCGTGGTATCGATGTGATGGTGGAGAAGCCGTTGGCGGCCTCTTTATCGCAGGCATTGCGGATGGACTCCCTGGCGCGGACATATAAGATCCGTTTGCTGACGAATTATGAGACCAGCTGGTATCCCAGCGTGGCCAAGACGATGCAGTTGGTACAAGATAGTTTGTATGCCGGTACTGTGCGTAAGGTAGTAATACATGATGGGCACCAGGGGCCGGTGGAGATAGGCTGTGGACCTGAGTTTCTGGCATGGCTGACAGACCCAGTAGGTAATGGCGGTGGTGCGCTGATGGATTTTGGTTGTTATGGCGCCAACCTGATGACACAACTGATGAAAGGAGAAGTACCATTATCCGTGGAAGCGGTGACCAGGCAATTCAAGCCGAAGATATATCCTAAAGTGGAAGATGATGCGGTGATCATAGTGAACTACCGGACGGCCCAATGTGTCATACAGGCATCGTGGAACTGGCCTTTCAGCCGTAAGGATATGGAGGTATATGGAGATAAGGGCTATGTATTGGCGCCGGATAAGCAGACTTTGGTGCTGCGTACCGCGGAGAAGTCGCCCCCACAGGTACGACAGGTGACTGCTGCGGATATACCCGTATATGAAGATCCGTTTGCCTACCTGGCGGCAGTGATCGGCGGGAAGGAGCAGATGGGAGCATATGGGCTATATACTTTGTCAAACAACCTGATTGTGATGCGGATATTAGAAGCGGCGAAGGAATCGGCGAAGAGTGGGCAGCCGGTGCATCTCCAATAA
- a CDS encoding FecR family protein, producing MIDKQHLLTLLEKYEAGRCSPEELQQLEDWYARLGGDLPEEVLVPGSAAASLHTAQQLTILKQRLAGERKGERRLPVRRVMQWAAVFIGLILAAGIIYYLLAATFLQRHGAVEIVQSSYSRYITLPDGSRVVLRAGSRLSYPPAFTGSIREVRLSGEAYFDIKPDSARGFVIHTGRVRTTVLGTSFNIKAYPDAEEITVSVTRGKVRVEDDKQVLAVLTRDQQVVYNTLRSLSARQVVTAATQLDWTREDMIFESISFDDIATILHKRYSVSIRFANEGLRHCLIRASFTGTESLAEVLDVICGVRNASYKIDGQEVLIDGQPCDTP from the coding sequence ATGATAGACAAGCAACATTTACTGACACTGTTAGAAAAATACGAGGCAGGGCGATGTAGCCCGGAGGAGTTACAACAGCTGGAAGATTGGTATGCCCGGTTGGGAGGGGATCTTCCGGAGGAGGTGCTGGTACCGGGGAGTGCGGCGGCTTCATTACATACGGCTCAACAGCTGACGATACTGAAGCAGCGGCTGGCCGGAGAGCGGAAGGGGGAACGTCGATTGCCGGTGCGCAGGGTGATGCAATGGGCAGCTGTCTTTATCGGGTTGATACTGGCCGCAGGGATTATCTATTATTTACTGGCCGCTACTTTCCTGCAGCGACATGGTGCTGTAGAGATCGTGCAGTCATCTTACAGCAGGTATATTACTTTACCGGATGGTAGCCGGGTGGTATTACGTGCGGGTAGCCGGTTGAGTTATCCTCCTGCTTTTACTGGTAGTATACGGGAGGTACGTTTGTCTGGAGAAGCCTATTTTGATATAAAGCCGGATAGTGCCAGGGGCTTTGTTATTCATACGGGGCGTGTTCGGACGACGGTGTTGGGTACTTCGTTTAATATCAAGGCTTATCCGGATGCGGAAGAGATCACGGTGTCGGTGACGAGAGGAAAGGTGCGGGTAGAAGATGACAAGCAGGTATTGGCGGTGCTTACCCGTGATCAGCAGGTAGTTTATAACACGCTGCGTTCATTGTCGGCGCGGCAGGTGGTGACGGCAGCCACGCAGCTGGACTGGACGCGGGAGGACATGATATTTGAATCCATATCTTTTGATGATATTGCTACTATCCTGCATAAACGCTATAGTGTGTCTATCCGATTTGCCAACGAAGGTTTAAGGCATTGCCTGATAAGGGCCTCTTTTACAGGAACGGAGTCGCTGGCGGAGGTACTGGATGTAATTTGCGGCGTGAGAAATGCCAGTTATAAGATCGACGGGCAAGAGGTGCTTATAGATGGGCAGCCCTGTGATACACCCTGA
- a CDS encoding SusC/RagA family TonB-linked outer membrane protein, producing MYALAVVVLPLQDILLSVFRRYYRCFFLVILLLSLLGICLQAVAGVKSQRMTNKRITLALQNETLRGALTKVEQLSGFRIAYPPEEVRRYGGISIPKATRTVQETLSLLLSGTPLSFKQKEEIIIIYKPVAGGNITDSVMEMKVQQVQVPSRSIIGSVIEFRTNTPLPGVSVQVKGTSRGTQTQADGTFSIQVPPGATALTFSYIGYETKEVELGSSNQVNIALNPANIGLKDVVIVAYGEQKKATVTGAIASISTKELVQSPVSNLSNALAGRLPGLITTQRSGEPGVDASTFYIRGVSTLNNATPIIMVDGVERSMDYLDPNDIESLTILKDAAATAVLGMRGANGAVLITTKRGKAGAPQVSFRASMGLQEATRLPKYLGSYDYARLYNEALANDGSQPAFSPQQLEGFKNGTLPNTDYYKYMMRPSMVAQGNLNVSGGGNIARYFISAGYNMAEGNYRYTNTNKEGYNGNNRMKRYNLRANVDVDITPTLTARLDLAGTLTDRTDGNNSAGDIMNLANRLPPIFPILNPDGSMWGNGTYTQNIYGELSQKGYRRFYNNTVQGTFALTRKLDFITKNLSVKASFSYDNTNTPSASYSRGYAVFEPLYNNGAITGYKQYGQDTKIDPNGSFNGGNALRNTYLETTANWNRRFGNHEASGLLLWNRRLQEDGSKIPFAYQSILFRGTYNYKSKYLLEISASYQGSENFPKESRYGLFPSVSGGWVLSEEPFMKDHVKVISFLKLRASYGEVGNDRSGGDRFLWFTSWSGADPYFFGTNPSQANGWAQGAIGNPNVTWERGRQVNAGLEARFFKDKLGVTLDLFRQRRSDILISRSTLSDVFGQNIKAQNIGVVDSKGFELELTHDNTIGKVHYFIKPNITYAKNNIVYQDEVARAYPWMRRTGHPVGTKFGLIAEGLFKDAADVANSPVQSFSAYGPGDLKYRKLTGKEYDRIQESFDETAIGYARTPEIMYGASLGVDYKGVDITVLFQGAGHSDVLLNNEAVYEFFQGGKVKPFHEGRWTPETAATATYPRLHATTNGNNHRSSSFWIRSADYLRIKNAEIGWQLPKRWIAPLQLSYFRVYINGMNLYTWDKLKDFQVDPEIGDGNGAMYPIQKIWNFGIDVRF from the coding sequence ATGTATGCTTTGGCGGTTGTGGTATTACCACTTCAGGATATCCTATTGTCCGTATTTAGACGGTATTACCGTTGTTTCTTTTTAGTGATCCTGTTATTGAGTCTATTGGGTATATGTCTTCAAGCTGTGGCTGGGGTGAAGTCGCAGCGGATGACTAATAAGCGGATCACGCTTGCCCTGCAGAATGAAACGTTGCGAGGTGCTCTTACGAAGGTAGAGCAGCTGTCGGGTTTCCGGATCGCTTACCCACCTGAGGAGGTGCGTCGTTATGGGGGGATCTCTATTCCGAAGGCGACACGTACGGTCCAGGAGACTTTATCGTTGTTGCTGAGTGGTACTCCGCTTAGTTTTAAACAGAAGGAGGAGATCATTATTATTTACAAGCCTGTTGCGGGAGGAAATATCACTGATTCTGTTATGGAGATGAAGGTGCAGCAGGTGCAGGTGCCTTCCCGCAGTATTATCGGATCGGTGATAGAGTTCCGTACCAACACTCCTTTGCCCGGCGTGTCTGTGCAGGTGAAAGGTACTTCGAGAGGTACGCAGACGCAGGCGGATGGTACTTTCAGTATACAGGTGCCACCAGGAGCTACTGCGCTTACCTTTTCCTATATCGGTTATGAAACAAAGGAAGTGGAGCTGGGTAGCAGTAACCAGGTGAATATTGCACTGAACCCGGCGAACATTGGTTTGAAGGATGTTGTGATCGTCGCTTACGGTGAGCAGAAAAAGGCGACGGTGACCGGAGCGATCGCTTCTATCAGTACGAAGGAGCTGGTGCAAAGTCCGGTATCTAACCTGAGTAATGCGCTGGCTGGCCGGTTGCCGGGATTGATCACTACTCAGCGCAGTGGTGAGCCGGGGGTGGATGCCAGTACTTTTTATATTCGTGGTGTGAGCACCCTTAATAATGCAACGCCGATCATTATGGTGGATGGGGTGGAGCGTAGTATGGACTACCTGGATCCGAACGACATAGAAAGCCTGACCATCCTGAAAGATGCGGCGGCTACTGCTGTGTTGGGGATGAGAGGTGCCAACGGTGCTGTGCTGATCACCACCAAACGCGGAAAAGCAGGGGCGCCGCAGGTGAGCTTCCGGGCTTCTATGGGGTTGCAGGAAGCCACCCGGTTGCCTAAATATTTAGGCTCCTATGATTATGCGCGCCTGTATAATGAAGCGTTGGCTAATGATGGGAGTCAGCCGGCGTTTTCACCACAACAGCTGGAAGGATTCAAAAACGGTACGCTACCGAATACGGATTATTACAAGTATATGATGCGGCCGTCGATGGTGGCGCAAGGCAATCTTAATGTGAGTGGCGGCGGTAATATCGCCCGTTACTTTATTTCTGCCGGCTACAATATGGCAGAAGGAAATTACCGGTATACCAATACTAACAAGGAAGGCTATAACGGTAACAACCGGATGAAACGTTATAACCTGCGCGCCAATGTGGATGTGGACATTACGCCCACGCTGACGGCCCGGCTGGATCTGGCAGGTACCCTGACCGATCGTACGGATGGCAACAACAGTGCTGGTGATATTATGAACCTGGCAAACCGGCTGCCCCCTATCTTCCCTATTTTAAATCCGGACGGCTCTATGTGGGGCAACGGTACCTATACACAAAATATTTACGGTGAGCTGTCGCAGAAAGGTTATCGCCGCTTTTATAACAATACGGTGCAGGGCACTTTTGCACTAACCCGTAAACTGGATTTCATCACCAAAAATCTGAGTGTCAAAGCCTCTTTCTCCTACGATAATACCAATACGCCTTCCGCTTCCTATTCCCGTGGTTATGCGGTGTTTGAGCCACTATATAATAATGGCGCCATCACTGGCTACAAGCAGTATGGACAGGATACCAAGATAGATCCGAACGGTTCTTTCAACGGCGGGAATGCTTTGCGCAACACCTACCTGGAAACTACGGCCAACTGGAATCGCCGCTTTGGCAACCATGAAGCATCGGGGCTATTGTTGTGGAACCGCCGGTTGCAGGAAGACGGATCTAAAATACCATTTGCTTACCAGTCAATTTTGTTCAGGGGTACTTACAATTACAAGTCCAAATACCTGCTGGAGATCAGTGCTTCTTACCAGGGATCGGAGAATTTTCCGAAGGAGAGCCGTTATGGGTTGTTTCCCTCTGTGTCTGGCGGATGGGTGTTGTCTGAAGAGCCTTTTATGAAGGATCATGTGAAGGTGATCAGTTTTCTGAAGCTGCGAGCTTCTTACGGAGAGGTGGGTAATGACCGGAGTGGTGGCGACCGTTTCCTGTGGTTCACTTCCTGGTCGGGCGCTGATCCTTATTTCTTCGGTACGAATCCCAGTCAGGCCAATGGCTGGGCACAAGGCGCGATTGGTAATCCCAACGTTACCTGGGAGCGTGGCCGGCAGGTGAATGCCGGATTGGAAGCCCGTTTCTTCAAAGATAAGCTGGGCGTGACGCTGGATCTGTTCCGGCAGCGGAGAAGTGATATCCTGATATCCAGGAGTACACTGTCTGACGTGTTCGGGCAGAACATCAAAGCACAAAACATAGGTGTAGTAGACAGTAAAGGATTTGAGCTAGAGCTGACGCATGATAATACGATCGGCAAGGTGCATTACTTCATCAAACCCAATATCACATATGCGAAGAACAATATCGTGTATCAGGATGAGGTAGCCCGGGCATATCCCTGGATGCGTCGTACGGGGCATCCGGTAGGTACTAAGTTCGGTCTGATCGCAGAAGGGCTTTTCAAGGATGCGGCGGATGTCGCCAATAGCCCGGTACAGAGTTTTTCTGCCTATGGTCCCGGTGATCTTAAATACAGAAAACTTACCGGTAAGGAATATGACCGTATACAAGAGAGTTTTGATGAAACGGCGATCGGTTATGCCCGTACGCCGGAGATCATGTATGGGGCTTCACTGGGTGTAGACTATAAGGGCGTCGACATTACGGTGTTGTTCCAGGGAGCGGGGCATTCTGATGTGTTGTTGAATAACGAAGCGGTGTATGAGTTTTTCCAGGGCGGTAAGGTGAAACCATTCCACGAGGGCCGCTGGACGCCGGAGACGGCCGCTACTGCTACTTACCCGAGGTTGCATGCTACGACGAATGGTAATAATCACCGGAGTTCTTCCTTCTGGATCAGGAGTGCGGATTATCTGCGTATAAAAAATGCGGAGATAGGCTGGCAGTTGCCTAAGCGTTGGATCGCTCCGTTGCAGTTGTCTTATTTCCGTGTATACATTAACGGTATGAACCTGTATACTTGGGATAAGCTGAAGGACTTCCAGGTGGATCCGGAGATCGGTGACGGTAATGGTGCTATGTACCCGATACAGAAGATATGGAATTTTGGTATCGATGTAAGATTCTAA
- a CDS encoding GNAT family N-acetyltransferase, which translates to MTNCVRTNTQDIIFNTLVEQLDKDLWNRYPEMQAQYATFAKVGPDLPAVIAEDKGIPVGCGCFREYDKETVEIKRMYVKPGYRDKGIAIAILHELEKWALEKGYKKAILETGMRQPEAIALYAKTGYALIDNFGPYAKLSDSVCMEKEIKIAK; encoded by the coding sequence ATGACAAACTGCGTACGGACCAACACCCAGGACATTATCTTTAACACACTGGTTGAACAACTGGACAAGGATCTGTGGAACAGATATCCTGAAATGCAGGCACAATACGCAACTTTCGCAAAAGTAGGCCCTGACCTTCCGGCCGTTATCGCAGAAGATAAAGGCATACCTGTTGGCTGCGGCTGTTTCCGCGAATACGACAAAGAAACCGTAGAGATCAAACGCATGTACGTAAAACCTGGCTATCGCGACAAAGGTATCGCCATCGCCATCCTCCATGAACTGGAAAAATGGGCCCTAGAAAAGGGTTATAAAAAAGCCATCCTCGAAACTGGTATGCGCCAGCCCGAAGCCATCGCGCTCTATGCCAAGACCGGATATGCCCTCATAGATAATTTCGGCCCTTATGCCAAATTATCTGATAGCGTATGTATGGAAAAAGAGATCAAAATCGCTAAATAA
- a CDS encoding 3-keto-disaccharide hydrolase has protein sequence MQDLSAFRDAGSSWQVAGNVSADLNKQDVLFPASGNGVLVNLPDKRHPGKDLYSAAAYGDMDLELDYMMAPGANSGIYLQGRYEIQLLDSWSVKTPTSADNGGIYERWDDSRPQGQQGYEGYAPRVNASRAPGLWQHIKISFQAPRFDAAGKKIENARILRIVLNGVMIHEDVALQGVTRGGGEEQATGPLRLQGDHGAVAFRNIQVTTYPKGRNEAERTDRRDEVDPILVDAPATTLLRSFMDVPGGPRIVHAISVGSPEQVHYTYDLDRGMLVQVWRGGFLDATPMWHDRGNGCSRPRGTVQYLGKPAFTLATLGNADAAWPADTAGTGYRPRGYVLDANDRPTFKYDVYGSQVTDAIRVMADGHGITRELTVTQPAPGLYAKLAEGSAIEVSKDMYVVDGRAYYLQLEDAGGLQPVIRKSGERQELLVPVKGKIRYSILF, from the coding sequence TTGCAAGACCTTTCTGCGTTCCGTGATGCTGGCAGTAGCTGGCAGGTAGCGGGTAATGTGTCTGCTGACCTGAACAAACAGGATGTGTTATTTCCGGCTTCCGGTAACGGAGTGTTGGTGAATTTACCGGATAAGCGTCATCCCGGTAAGGACCTCTATTCTGCTGCGGCGTATGGAGACATGGACCTGGAGCTGGATTATATGATGGCTCCCGGTGCGAATTCCGGTATTTACCTGCAAGGTCGTTACGAGATACAGTTGTTGGACAGTTGGAGTGTGAAGACACCCACTTCTGCGGACAATGGCGGTATTTATGAGCGTTGGGATGATAGTCGTCCGCAAGGGCAGCAAGGTTATGAAGGTTATGCTCCCCGGGTGAATGCGAGCCGTGCGCCCGGCCTGTGGCAGCATATCAAGATCTCTTTCCAGGCGCCCCGTTTTGATGCTGCCGGTAAGAAGATTGAAAATGCGCGTATCCTGCGTATTGTGCTGAATGGGGTGATGATACATGAAGATGTAGCGTTGCAAGGGGTAACCCGTGGTGGTGGAGAGGAGCAGGCGACCGGTCCGCTGCGTTTGCAGGGAGATCATGGTGCGGTAGCTTTCCGTAATATCCAGGTGACGACCTATCCTAAGGGTCGTAATGAGGCGGAACGTACTGATCGTCGGGATGAGGTAGATCCTATCCTAGTGGATGCGCCTGCGACTACTTTATTACGCAGTTTTATGGATGTTCCCGGTGGGCCCCGTATCGTACATGCGATATCTGTAGGCAGCCCGGAGCAGGTACATTATACCTATGACCTGGACAGGGGGATGCTGGTACAGGTATGGAGGGGCGGTTTCCTGGATGCCACGCCTATGTGGCATGACAGGGGTAACGGATGTTCCCGTCCGCGTGGTACGGTGCAATACCTCGGTAAGCCTGCCTTTACGCTGGCAACGCTGGGTAATGCAGATGCGGCCTGGCCTGCTGACACGGCAGGTACCGGTTATCGTCCGAGAGGGTATGTGCTGGATGCGAATGATCGTCCTACTTTTAAATATGATGTATATGGTAGCCAGGTGACAGATGCGATCCGTGTGATGGCTGACGGGCATGGTATTACCAGGGAGTTGACAGTAACACAACCGGCGCCGGGGCTGTATGCTAAACTGGCGGAAGGTAGTGCTATTGAAGTGAGCAAGGATATGTATGTCGTTGATGGCAGAGCTTATTACCTGCAACTGGAAGATGCGGGAGGCCTTCAACCAGTGATCCGTAAATCCGGTGAGCGTCAGGAGTTGCTGGTACCGGTAAAGGGTAAAATACGGTATTCGATCCTGTTCTAA
- a CDS encoding RNA polymerase sigma-70 factor has translation MRSYASHTDKELLTLCSNGDEKAFDAIYERYYITLLNIAHKKTGNLEASEELVQDIFVALYKHIPTLQKDTRLDGYLFIALKNRVLNYHRQQLSLLKKQQALMHQPPATDSATSLLEIKELQAKLAAKIQELPAQCRTVFLLSRENQLSNKEVAERLNISVNTVEQHMRKALRLLRSSLGNELALLPWLTVADTLLLLQRHTGHL, from the coding sequence ATCAGATCCTACGCAAGCCATACAGATAAAGAGCTCCTCACGCTATGCTCCAATGGGGACGAAAAAGCCTTCGATGCCATCTATGAAAGGTATTATATCACCTTACTCAATATCGCCCATAAAAAGACCGGCAACCTCGAAGCATCGGAAGAGCTGGTACAGGACATATTTGTAGCCCTCTATAAACACATCCCCACACTACAGAAAGATACCAGGCTGGATGGGTATTTATTCATTGCGTTGAAAAACAGGGTACTGAACTACCACCGCCAGCAACTATCCCTGCTCAAAAAGCAACAGGCCCTCATGCATCAGCCACCTGCTACCGACTCCGCCACCAGCCTTTTGGAAATAAAAGAATTGCAGGCAAAACTGGCGGCCAAGATACAGGAGCTCCCCGCACAATGTCGTACCGTCTTCCTGCTCAGCCGGGAAAACCAGCTCTCCAACAAGGAAGTAGCAGAAAGATTAAATATCTCTGTCAATACCGTCGAACAACATATGCGAAAAGCATTACGCCTACTCCGCTCCTCCCTGGGCAACGAACTAGCATTACTACCCTGGCTGACAGTAGCAGACACACTGCTGCTGCTGCAACGACATACCGGCCACCTCTAA
- a CDS encoding RagB/SusD family nutrient uptake outer membrane protein, translating to MNKQFSIYILCIVLLMAVSCRKDFLDRAATTQQQDKDVFSNFTMTDQVINNLYWRIKGPYTYLSGYSMSSGTDESKDASNWMASMRFNNGSWSGNNNPIGNVWRDNYVAIRQANTILTNIAQYKTPDDPNNPGTLANRIGEVYFLRAWFLAEQMRMFGGVIIVTKVIDQTDQNALNLPRSTYDSCVAQVLRDCDSAYARIPVEYPSSQMGRITKGTALALKARMLMFSASPLWAIAGKTSALADISSNASASDPVKWQAAANAAKAVIDLTGSGGTAYSLEPTLTARQDMFKKNTLFSKEVIFVRMKETNIDMDRYLFPYGNGGWSGCAPTQNLVDDYEMKNGLPISDPASGYDPAQPYLNREARFYTDISYNGAPWKNRKIETFVGGKDELSTATDHTRTGYYARKLADEGLTIGGSGQARDVHGIIFRLAEFYLSYAEAMNEYAPGHADIAKYVNLIRQRAGQPPLPAGLTQQEMRQRIRNERRIELSFENQRFWDVRRWKIGENTEKAIYGMKATASASAPGGYIYERFKVEDRPWNNRMYVLPITTDEVLRNPNLKQNEGW from the coding sequence ATGAACAAACAATTTTCTATCTACATACTCTGCATAGTGCTGTTGATGGCTGTATCCTGCCGGAAGGATTTTCTGGACAGGGCGGCGACTACGCAACAACAGGACAAGGATGTGTTCTCCAATTTTACGATGACGGACCAGGTGATCAATAACCTGTATTGGCGTATTAAGGGGCCATATACTTATTTATCCGGTTATTCGATGTCGTCGGGTACGGATGAGTCGAAGGATGCGTCTAACTGGATGGCATCTATGCGGTTTAACAACGGTTCGTGGTCGGGTAATAATAATCCGATCGGTAATGTGTGGCGGGATAATTATGTGGCGATCCGGCAGGCGAATACGATACTGACGAATATTGCGCAGTATAAGACGCCGGACGATCCCAATAATCCGGGTACGCTGGCTAACCGTATAGGGGAGGTTTATTTCCTGCGGGCCTGGTTCCTGGCGGAGCAGATGCGGATGTTTGGTGGTGTGATCATTGTGACGAAGGTGATTGATCAGACGGATCAGAATGCGCTCAATTTGCCCCGTAGTACGTATGACTCTTGTGTGGCGCAGGTGCTGCGGGATTGTGATTCTGCTTATGCGCGTATACCGGTGGAGTATCCCAGTTCGCAGATGGGACGTATTACGAAGGGAACGGCGCTGGCATTGAAAGCCCGCATGCTGATGTTTTCTGCCAGTCCGTTGTGGGCGATTGCCGGTAAGACCAGTGCGTTGGCTGATATCAGCAGTAATGCCAGTGCGAGTGACCCGGTGAAGTGGCAGGCGGCTGCCAATGCGGCTAAGGCGGTGATAGATCTTACCGGCAGTGGTGGTACAGCCTATTCGCTGGAGCCTACATTAACGGCCCGGCAGGATATGTTTAAGAAAAACACCCTGTTCAGCAAGGAGGTGATCTTTGTCCGGATGAAGGAAACCAATATCGATATGGACCGTTACCTGTTCCCTTATGGCAACGGGGGTTGGTCGGGATGTGCGCCTACGCAGAACCTGGTGGATGATTATGAGATGAAGAATGGGTTACCGATCAGTGATCCTGCTTCGGGATATGATCCGGCACAGCCCTATCTAAACAGGGAGGCCCGGTTTTATACCGATATTTCTTACAACGGAGCGCCCTGGAAGAACAGGAAGATAGAAACTTTTGTTGGCGGTAAGGATGAGCTGAGTACGGCTACTGACCATACGCGTACGGGTTATTATGCCCGTAAGCTGGCGGACGAGGGGTTGACGATAGGAGGGTCGGGTCAGGCGCGGGATGTACACGGTATTATTTTCCGGCTGGCGGAGTTTTATCTCAGTTATGCGGAGGCGATGAATGAGTATGCGCCCGGCCATGCGGACATTGCCAAATATGTGAACCTGATCAGGCAGCGTGCTGGTCAGCCACCGTTGCCGGCAGGTTTAACACAGCAGGAGATGCGGCAGCGTATCAGAAATGAGCGGCGGATAGAATTATCTTTTGAGAACCAGCGATTCTGGGATGTGCGGCGGTGGAAGATAGGGGAGAACACGGAGAAGGCGATATATGGGATGAAGGCTACCGCCAGTGCCAGTGCGCCCGGCGGCTATATTTACGAGCGCTTTAAAGTGGAAGACCGGCCCTGGAATAATCGTATGTATGTGTTGCCGATCACGACTGATGAGGTCTTAAGAAATCCGAATTTGAAACAGAACGAAGGCTGGTAA